Sequence from the Fundulus heteroclitus isolate FHET01 chromosome 7, MU-UCD_Fhet_4.1, whole genome shotgun sequence genome:
gggataaagttgtgaagaagtttaaagcaggtttaggcTATAAAAGGCTCTTCTCACAGAgttctgttcaatccatcatctggaaatggGAACAGTACGGTACTGTAAACCTACCAGGACaaggccgtccacctaaacttacaggctgaacaaggagagcactgatcagagatgcagccaagaggcccatggtgactctggaggagctgctccagagctcaggtgggataatctttccacaggacaactattagtctttatggaagagagacaagaagaaagccattgttaaaagaaaaccaaaagaagTCCCGTTTGCAGTTAGCCAGAAGCCATGtcagggacacagcaaacatatgAAAGACGGAGAtttggtcagacgagaccaaaattgatatttttggccaaaatgcaaaaatgtggcagagaactaacactgcacatgaccctgaacacaccgtcaCCACTgtcaaatatggtggtggcagcatcgtgctctGGGGTTgtttctcttcagcagggacagggaagatggtcagagtggatgggaagatggatggcaTTAAATACAGAATgatcttggaagaaaacctgttggagtctgTAAACATCTTGAGACTGGGTCTggatcaccttccagcaggaccacGACCCTAACTGGGCTACAATGgagtggtttaaaacaaaacatattcatgtgctgaaacggcccagtcaaagtccagacctaaacccaattgAGCATCAGTGGCAAATCTGACTAAGCTTGGGCTGtgctgcaaagaagaatggccaAAACTTTCAGTCACTAGACAtggaaagctggtagagacgtaCCTTAAAAGACTCACAGCTCTAACTgtagcaaaaggtggttccaaTAAGTACTGACTCAGTGGGATGAATACTTTAGCACAATGcccttttcagtttatttgtaaaaggaaaaaaaaggaaatgatgtataattttatttctacttcaAAAATACATACCATTGGTGTTTCACataaaatgccaataaaatatatttatgttcatggttgtaatgttacaaaatgtggaaaagttcaagggatatgaatacttttgcaagccactatatatatatatatatatatatatatatatatatatatatatatatatatatatatatatatatatatatatatatatatatatatatatacacacattttaattgtgtttttttgctgGTTAACTATTCATCAATACAACTTTAAAAGGGGGCCACATGAGAGCAAAGTATAAAGACAGTAGTGGTGGTTTGAAACCTCCAGCCACTGTTTCATGTGCAGAAAGCAGAAAGATGTGCgtaaaaaaggaaatcataccattggtctttcacataaaatgccaataaaatatatttatgttcatggttgtaatgttacaaaatgtgaaaaagttcaagggatatgaatacttttgcaagccgcCGTGCGTgtaaaatatgtgtgtgtgtatatatatatatatatatatatatatatatatatatatatatatatatatatatatatatatatatatatatatatatatatatatatatatatatatatattttacttgtgtttttttgcaggTTAACTATTCATCAATACAACTTAAAAGGGGCCACATGAGAGCAAATTATAAAGACATTAGTGGTAGTTTGAAACCTCCAGCCACTGTTTCATGTGCAGAAAGACGTGCGTATGCGTCGTAAAACGTGGCGCTCACCTCTCACAGATATCTTGGGAGAGTCGGTTTGCCTCATCCGGATCTTTTCTCAGCAGAGCCTGATAACTGGAGAAAGACTGCACCAATCCCATGTAGCTGGACAGCGGCATAATCCTTCTATCCCAAAAACACTCCTGCCTGGAATACAAGGAACTACATCGTCTGTATACTGTACCCAAATTTATAAAAAGAATAACAGGTTCTGTCTTTGTTCTTTGACATCACGGCCAATGCAGAAACAACTTTTAATATCCATGAATCTCATGATCCAGATTACCGGCCAAAGAAAAGCTGACCACTCACCAGTCCTTGTTGGGATAGGGGAGAGAGTCATACGCCTCCTTATAAAGCTTGATGGAGCTTTTACCCAGGTGGGGACTCCTGTAAGGCTGCAAGGCTGCATAAAactaaagcaacaacaacaaaaaagtgtcACTATCACTGTCCAAACCGTTATAATTtagtttttgaaaaatagaTATTGATCCTGACAACATGCCatgtttttgtaaaacagaatgctttttttttttctggctttgaCTTGTTTCCCTAAATTGTACCTTCATGGTCAAAAcctattgttaaaataaatgcaacagcTTAAACAGGATGTTTTGACCTCAAATGCCCACTGGATGGTAATGTAGCACCTTTAACCATTTTACATTCAAGTTTAAGAGGTCCAGTATGTTCACTATCATCATTATCATCGTCACGCAGTGTTGTTAATATAGATTGCTTTCTCATGCAATTTTGGAAAAAATTAAGTTGTTCTACTAGATCCAAATTAGAAATAATTCAATGAATATTTTCTTTCAATTTAATCAttgtggctttaaaaaaaaaacacaaataaacaataattaTTTGTGTCATTTACCAAAATGTTGTAACATTTTATGCCATCCTTGACAATAAATGTAAACTTAAGAGTGGATTAGAAGTAAATTTCAGTTTGACAAGATATTAAAAAAACTATGTTTATAAAATCCCATATTTCAATCCCATGCATTTTAAATGGCTTACACAGAATTGTAGGATTTGTTTATTATCTTAATGTGTTTGTTAGACCCTGTACTACACATTTCCACAGGAGAGGCTCATGGGAATTAGCTGAATAGCTGGAGGGaaaataattatgttattttactgCATAACCCTTtaaaaactcaataaaaatCAATGAATTGTATTTGAAGCTATGAGAGCATTAACAATGAGTGAATACAACAGCAAGCACATATTCAAAAGGAGTGGGTTgaagaaaaatttatttttctttacattatAATCAATTATATTGTAACCATTAGTAGTTATACCTTATATTTTGTTAATGACATTTCCCAACAATCAGGTATTACTGGTTGGGAAATGTTCCTGAAATGTTCCTGATGGATGTTCCTGAAAAATACaatcttatatattttttaaccgACATGACTTCACCCAATCCAAGATTATGGTAGAAAGAAAAGTTTTGTTCTCACAAAAACGGCCAAAAGCAACGGTCAGTTTTGAACATAATTAGGTCCTCATGCAGATCAGTGCAGCGTATGCAAGATAATTTATTCATAAAGAGCTTGCATgtgttgattgattgattgataaatcaatgaataaactaaaagtaaaagccATTAAAAGTAACGAAAACTAATTAATCCAATCTTTTTCAGGCctgtgaatgcaccatagcaAACACTACAAGACTGGCCTGATGACTCCGTTCCTGAGAGTGTAAGCCTCAACGTTACTACGCTCAGAATGAGTTATGTGTTTAAAACATATAAACTGTTTAAAGGGAAACTGTCTTTTCTGCTTGTCAAGACGTGTCAGTAGTGCACTTAGACTGCAATAGAgcaagagagagcaagactttcaacAGGTAACATGTAGGCTGATGGAGTACtgccatgttgttgttttgattgttttatttagtagTCCATAATTGTTATAAATACATAGTTTATTTTCTGAAGATTTGTCCTGTGGGTAAAGATCTGCATTCTCCAGAATAGTCATACTTGTTTTAGTCTTGTTCAATTTGGCAGTCACTAATAGAAGATGCTAGTGAGTTTAAAATGGGAAATCtaataattttgttgtttgttttttttaaatgacagtaCAGTCTTGTTCTACAGTGAATGCTCTCACAGTGATGTGATGTTGCTCTCATCCTAATCTAATCAatcaattcattttatttctgtagttcTGATCCCTCACTGCTCACAGGCTGGAAAAAATCCTGTTGATGCTGTTAGCTATGGCTTCTAGAGATCTTAGGACCAAGTTTATATCCGATGAAAATGAGCCTAAACTTTCaaaatagtagctttaacaGGCACCGGCAGAAATCCATTTCTACCAGATCCCTGTCAAAAACAGGTCTTCCTGATAAAATCAAGGCttaatctaaaaatatatatatatatatatatagcatagAAATATACATTTCCATGACCGCATAATTGATTAATATTGTGCGTTTGTGAGTTGGCTTGTACACATCCTGTAATGTGTCCATGTAGGTTTGTGCTTCTGCTTAGACATTTTGACTTTACCTCCTTGCAAACTTGGTTGAGTGTGTGTTCGCAGCAGCCCGGGTAGCTGAGCTCCATGTCAATCGTGTAGCTGAGCAGAGCCAGGCAGCCCTGGGGCTTCAGGACCCGGTGGGCCTCCTGCAGAAAGCGTGGCCTGTCAAACCAGTGGAACGCGGTCATGGCCGTCACCAGGTCCGCTGAGCTGTCAGCGAAGGGCAGGTCCTCGGCCGCACATTCTCTGAGGATAAAtcagggaggggaaaaaatgaatGACTTTTCCTTTTATGCATGCAGGAGGTGGATGCAGCCCCTCTGACAGCACACGGATTAGACACGAACAGCGTGACCCCTGACTTATGAACGCCAGCATGCTGCGAGGCTCATATGCATTGTTCCTGCTTAGATCTGCAGGAGTACAGCTCAGTGGGGCTAACAAGGAACCTGACATtatatgtaatgttttttattaaaaccaacagttaattaaataaaagattgttagcttttcaaatgtttaaaaaaaaatctgccttgCAAacgtattcacaccccttgaacctatccacattttgtcacacaaCAGCCAGAAACTTGAATGTTTTAGGAGGATGTTGTGTGATATATTGATTGAAAGTAATTTTTGAatgtaaagcaaaaaaataaataattaaatggttttcaaaatacTTTGACAATAATCTAAACAGCATGGTGtgttgtattcagcccccttgagTCAATATTGATTGCAGCTGCACGTCTTTTAGGTATGTCTGTACCTGGTTCACACATCTAaagattttagccatttttacATTGGTAAATAAGTGGGATTGGACGGAGAAAGTCTGTGAgcaaactttttaaagttttgtaaCAGATTTTCTAGTAGATTTCTTAAATCTaacatgaatgtgctttgatctagggctgggtatcatctaggatgagccgatacgatacgattctcgatacatagctcagcttgatttgattccaatatcgatatttattactttgaattaatgctcagtgattcaatcaccaaaatcagccaaatattatgtttatgttctatttattgatcacagacatattaacaggaaaataaagtgcatttgcttcaatgcatttaacgtgtcacagaaaccaaaaatgtgcccaaacatctgattttagggt
This genomic interval carries:
- the zgc:162780 gene encoding putative methyltransferase DDB_G0268948, producing the protein MAYRRFEGKEHAACYWRYRIAPSELLIQKVLDFLQKHRGGPFQLAVDVGCGSGQGTLLLSKHFASVVGTDVSPAQLEVALQQAKEPGITYRECAAEDLPFADSSADLVTAMTAFHWFDRPRFLQEAHRVLKPQGCLALLSYTIDMELSYPGCCEHTLNQVCKEFYAALQPYRSPHLGKSSIKLYKEAYDSLPYPNKDWQECFWDRRIMPLSSYMGLVQSFSSYQALLRKDPDEANRLSQDICERLMSVMKVTSAETEVTVAVKYFYLLACKPQET